The following proteins are co-located in the Phragmites australis chromosome 10, lpPhrAust1.1, whole genome shotgun sequence genome:
- the LOC133931255 gene encoding protein MOTHER of FT and TFL1 homolog 1-like, with the protein MRDVCPWHPSTILSPTYKYSLTPHPPFSNLHRLTLHQIELAIELPVLACQPAMAAHVDPLVVGRVIGDVVDLFVPTVAMSVRFGTKDLTNSCEIKPSITAAAPAVQIAGRANDLFTLVMTDPDAPSPSEPTMREWLHWLVVNIPGGTDPSQGEEVVPYMSPRPPVGIHRYVLVAYQQKACIAAPAAAAPGAEAARERFSTRAFADRHDLGLPVAAIYFNAQKEPANRRRRY; encoded by the exons ATGCGAGATGTGTGTCCATGGCATCCTTCCACCATCCTCTCTCCCACTTATAAATACTCCTTAACCCCTCACCCTCCATTCTCCAATCTCCATCGACTCACTCTTCATCAGATCGAGCTAGCAATCGAGCTACCTGTCCTAGCTTGCCAGCCGGCCATGGCTGCGCACGTGGACCCGCTCGTGGTGGGGAGGGTGATTGGCGACGTGGTGGACCTGTTCGTGCCGACGGTGGCCATGTCGGTGCGCTTCGGCACCAAGGACCTCACCAACAGCTGCGAGATCAAGCCGTCCATCACTGCCGCCGCACCCGCCGTCCAGATCGCCGGCAGGGCCAACGACCTCTTCACTCTG GTTATGACTGATCCAGATGCTCCCAGCCCCAGCGAGCCAACCATGAGGGAGTGGCTTCACTG GCTGGTGGTTAACATACCAGGTGGAACAGATCCTTCTCAAG GTGAGGAGGTGGTGCCGTACATGAGCCCGCGGCCGCCGGTGGGCATCCACCGCTACGTGCTGGTGGCGTACCAGCAGAAGGCGTGCATCGCGGCACCGGCTGCTGCCGCGCCGGGGGCTGAGGCGGCGCGCGAGCGGTTCAGCACCCGCGCCTTCGCCGATCGCCACGACCTGGGCCTCCCCGTCGCCGCCATTTACTTCAACGCGCAGAAGGAACCCgccaaccgccgccgccgctactgA